A single region of the Leptothrix cholodnii SP-6 genome encodes:
- a CDS encoding Rossmann-like and DUF2520 domain-containing protein, whose product MAHPLTTPFSRAAPPWPRTAFIGIGRVAVVLAPALKRLGVPIVALASRQATAAQHLAGQLHDAAVLSAQEAVDRAELVWLTVPDDAIAPTTAALRWRPGQTVVHCSGATELTALQAAADAGAVVAGFHPLQIFSDPELAAQRLAGSSVAIEAGGPAEALLQRIAAGLGLAVLRLPPGSRALYHAGAAYAASYLLALLDEAAAVWRTLGIDEAAALRALLPLAHLTLDAAGQRGLAQAQAGPIARGDAGVVRRQIDALAGIGAPHAALYREMGRRQLELARRAGRLDAAALARLAAALGVQDEA is encoded by the coding sequence ATGGCGCACCCGCTCACGACCCCTTTCAGCCGCGCTGCGCCGCCCTGGCCGCGCACCGCCTTCATCGGCATCGGTCGCGTCGCGGTGGTGCTGGCCCCGGCGCTCAAGCGGCTCGGCGTGCCGATCGTCGCGCTCGCCAGCCGGCAGGCCACCGCGGCGCAGCACCTGGCCGGGCAGTTGCACGACGCCGCGGTGCTGAGTGCGCAAGAGGCGGTCGACCGCGCCGAGCTGGTCTGGCTGACGGTGCCCGACGATGCCATCGCGCCCACCACCGCCGCGCTGCGCTGGCGACCTGGTCAGACCGTGGTGCATTGCAGCGGCGCCACCGAGCTGACGGCCTTGCAGGCCGCGGCCGACGCCGGCGCGGTGGTGGCCGGTTTCCATCCGCTGCAGATCTTTTCCGACCCTGAACTGGCGGCGCAGCGGCTGGCCGGCAGCAGCGTGGCGATCGAGGCCGGCGGGCCGGCCGAGGCGCTGCTGCAGCGCATCGCCGCCGGCCTGGGCCTGGCGGTGCTGCGCCTGCCGCCGGGCAGCCGCGCGCTCTATCACGCCGGGGCGGCCTATGCCGCGAGCTACCTGCTGGCACTGCTCGACGAAGCCGCGGCGGTCTGGCGCACGCTGGGCATCGACGAGGCCGCCGCGTTGCGTGCGCTGCTGCCGCTGGCGCACCTGACGCTCGACGCCGCCGGCCAGCGCGGCCTGGCGCAGGCCCAGGCCGGCCCGATCGCACGTGGCGACGCCGGCGTGGTGCGGCGCCAGATCGACGCGCTCGCCGGCATCGGCGCACCGCACGCCGCGCTCTACCGCGAGATGGGCCGCCGCCAGCTCGAACTGGCGCGCCGTGCCGGCCGGCTCGACGCCGCCGCGCTGGCCCGGCTGGCCGCCGCGCTCGGGGTTCAGGACGAGGCCTGA
- a CDS encoding PolC-type DNA polymerase III produces METIAVIDFETTGMTPSQGARATEIGAVLVRGGEIVGQYQSLMYSGVHIPPFIEQLTGISNAMLRDAPPAEQVMREVAAFTRGCPMVAHNAAFDRGFWLAERERAGCEPDLAQEFACTVLLSRRLNTEAPNHKLGTLASWFGLPNNGRAHRALADALTTAHLLVRLQDLVAQRYADQLQGRPVRHELLAALQRAPKTQLDRCVARAQASS; encoded by the coding sequence ATGGAAACCATCGCCGTCATCGACTTCGAAACCACCGGCATGACGCCGTCACAGGGCGCGCGCGCCACCGAGATCGGCGCGGTGCTGGTGCGCGGTGGCGAGATCGTCGGGCAGTACCAGAGCCTGATGTACAGCGGCGTCCACATCCCGCCGTTCATCGAGCAGCTCACCGGCATCAGCAACGCGATGTTGCGCGACGCGCCGCCGGCCGAGCAGGTGATGCGCGAGGTGGCGGCCTTCACGCGCGGCTGCCCGATGGTGGCGCACAACGCCGCCTTCGACCGTGGCTTCTGGCTGGCCGAGCGCGAGCGCGCCGGCTGCGAGCCCGACCTGGCGCAGGAATTCGCCTGCACCGTGCTGCTGTCACGCCGCCTCAACACCGAGGCGCCCAACCACAAGCTCGGCACGCTGGCGAGCTGGTTCGGCCTGCCGAACAACGGCCGCGCCCACCGCGCGCTGGCCGATGCATTGACCACCGCGCATCTGCTGGTGCGCCTGCAGGATCTGGTGGCGCAGCGTTATGCCGATCAGTTGCAGGGCCGGCCGGTGCGGCACGAGCTGCTCGCGGCGCTGCAGCGCGCACCCAAGACGCAGCTCGATCGCTGCGTGGCGCGGGCTCAGGCCTCGTCCTGA
- a CDS encoding PLP-dependent aminotransferase family protein has protein sequence MPHGTTAPKTPLRLQIYRQLRAAIEQGSFAAGARLPPTREHALALGVARNTVLWAMERLRAEGYVITRVGDGSYVAGDLAALGRPVSRGSQGSAMAPALSRRGQLIADTALRWQPPLQPAQAFRIGAPEIATFPFALWDRLARQASPRQRLAQAQYLDPAGLPALREAIAQWLWVSRGIRCEAAQVLVCAGSQQALDLIGRLLLDPADEVLVEDPGYPGIRASLLGHGATVRPVPLDGEGIDIAHAAARWPAARLAVVTPTHQFPTGVRMSLKRRLLLLDWARAHDAWIVEDDYDGEFQYGAHRIPALCSLPQAGRVLYVGTFSKTLHPGLRLGFIVLPHALAPTFASARALTDRHAPGDAQDVLARFILEGHLLRHLQRMRALYPQRQRVLIEALAQASGGALQLRPSEQGMHLLHELPPGQADAPLAARAGAAGVYLAPLSRYTVESPRRGWLFGYAAYDTDALQTAAAIVGALLMPRR, from the coding sequence ATGCCGCACGGAACCACTGCCCCGAAGACGCCGCTGCGCCTGCAGATCTACCGGCAGTTGCGTGCGGCCATCGAGCAGGGCAGCTTTGCAGCGGGCGCGCGCCTGCCACCTACCCGCGAACACGCGCTGGCCCTGGGCGTGGCGCGCAACACCGTGCTGTGGGCGATGGAGCGGCTGCGCGCCGAGGGTTACGTGATCACCCGCGTCGGCGACGGCAGTTATGTGGCGGGCGATCTCGCCGCGCTGGGTCGGCCGGTGTCGCGGGGGTCACAGGGTTCGGCCATGGCGCCGGCCTTGTCGCGCCGCGGCCAGCTGATCGCCGACACCGCCTTGCGCTGGCAGCCGCCGCTGCAGCCGGCGCAGGCCTTTCGCATCGGCGCACCCGAGATCGCCACCTTTCCCTTCGCGCTGTGGGATCGGCTGGCGCGCCAAGCCAGCCCGCGGCAGCGCCTGGCCCAGGCGCAATACCTCGATCCGGCCGGCCTGCCGGCGCTGCGCGAGGCGATCGCGCAGTGGCTGTGGGTGTCGCGTGGCATCCGCTGCGAGGCCGCCCAGGTGCTGGTGTGCGCGGGTTCGCAGCAGGCGCTCGACCTGATCGGCCGGCTGCTGCTCGACCCCGCCGACGAGGTGCTGGTCGAAGACCCCGGCTACCCCGGCATCCGCGCCAGCCTGCTCGGCCACGGCGCCACCGTGCGGCCGGTGCCGCTGGACGGCGAGGGCATCGACATCGCCCACGCCGCGGCCCGCTGGCCGGCGGCTCGGTTGGCGGTGGTGACCCCCACGCACCAGTTCCCGACCGGCGTGCGCATGAGCCTGAAGCGCCGGCTGCTGCTGCTCGACTGGGCCCGCGCACACGACGCCTGGATCGTCGAGGACGACTACGACGGCGAGTTCCAGTACGGCGCCCACCGCATCCCGGCGCTGTGCAGCCTGCCGCAGGCCGGGCGGGTGCTCTACGTCGGCACCTTCTCGAAGACGCTGCACCCGGGGCTGCGGCTGGGTTTCATCGTGCTGCCGCATGCGCTGGCCCCCACCTTTGCCAGCGCGCGGGCGCTGACCGACCGCCACGCCCCGGGCGACGCGCAGGACGTGCTGGCGCGTTTCATCCTCGAAGGCCATCTGCTGCGCCACCTGCAGCGCATGCGTGCGCTCTACCCGCAACGCCAGCGCGTGCTGATCGAGGCGCTGGCCCAGGCCAGCGGCGGCGCGCTGCAGCTCAGGCCCAGCGAACAGGGCATGCACCTGCTGCACGAGCTGCCACCCGGTCAGGCCGATGCGCCGCTGGCCGCCCGCGCCGGCGCAGCCGGGGTCTACCTGGCGCCGCTGTCGCGCTACACCGTCGAGTCACCGCGGCGCGGCTGGCTGTTCGGCTACGCCGCCTACGACACCGACGCCCTGCAGACCGCGGCAGCCATCGTCGGTGCGCTGCTGATGCCGCGTCGCTGA
- a CDS encoding OsmC family protein, whose amino-acid sequence MPEFTASVQWQRHAQTFTDNRYSRRHEWHFDGGAVVAGSSSPHSVPLPYSDPGAVDPEEALVAAVSSCHMLWFLSLAAKAGWLVDDYRDDAVAVMARNAAGRSAITLITLRPAVRFGGERQPDADTQRRLHHAAHDECTLAHSVTAEVRCEPLF is encoded by the coding sequence ATGCCCGAATTCACCGCCTCCGTGCAATGGCAACGCCATGCCCAGACCTTCACCGACAACCGCTACAGCCGTCGCCATGAATGGCATTTCGACGGCGGCGCGGTGGTGGCGGGCTCGTCGTCACCCCATTCGGTGCCGCTGCCGTATTCCGACCCGGGCGCGGTCGATCCCGAAGAGGCGCTGGTCGCCGCGGTGTCGAGCTGCCACATGCTGTGGTTCCTGAGCCTGGCCGCCAAGGCCGGCTGGCTGGTCGACGACTACCGCGACGACGCCGTCGCCGTGATGGCGCGCAACGCCGCCGGCCGCAGCGCGATCACGCTCATCACGCTGAGGCCGGCGGTGCGCTTCGGTGGCGAACGCCAGCCCGATGCCGACACGCAACGGCGCCTGCATCACGCCGCCCACGACGAGTGCACGCTGGCGCATTCGGTGACCGCCGAGGTGCGCTGCGAGCCGCTGTTCTGA
- a CDS encoding FMN-binding negative transcriptional regulator: MYLPAQFEERRPEVLHALLRAHPLATWVSQRDGELVVEHVPFLLDPARGEHGTLIGHVARANPVWRQLAASVLVFQGPQAYVSPAWYPSKQVHGKVVPTWNYAVVHAHGQPRAIEDPAALRQIVSRLTDTHEAGRAQPWQVADAPADYIDQMLAAIVGIEMPIERLVGKWKVSQNRSAADRAGVAAGLLADAAPQAAAMAALVQPSTDA; encoded by the coding sequence ATGTACCTGCCCGCCCAGTTCGAAGAACGCCGCCCCGAAGTGCTGCACGCGCTGCTGCGCGCCCACCCGCTGGCCACCTGGGTCAGCCAGCGTGACGGCGAGCTGGTGGTCGAACACGTGCCGTTCCTGCTCGACCCGGCACGCGGTGAACACGGCACGCTGATCGGCCACGTGGCGCGCGCCAATCCGGTCTGGCGCCAGCTCGCGGCCAGCGTGCTGGTGTTCCAGGGGCCGCAGGCTTACGTGTCGCCGGCCTGGTACCCGAGCAAGCAGGTGCACGGCAAGGTGGTGCCGACCTGGAACTACGCGGTGGTGCATGCACACGGCCAGCCGCGTGCGATCGAGGATCCGGCCGCGCTGCGGCAGATCGTCAGCCGCCTGACCGACACGCACGAAGCCGGCCGCGCGCAGCCCTGGCAGGTGGCCGATGCGCCGGCCGACTACATCGACCAGATGCTGGCCGCGATCGTCGGCATCGAGATGCCGATCGAGCGGCTGGTCGGCAAGTGGAAGGTCAGCCAGAACCGTTCGGCTGCCGACCGCGCCGGGGTGGCGGCCGGGCTGCTGGCCGATGCGGCACCGCAGGCCGCGGCGATGGCCGCACTTGTTCAACCTTCAACCGATGCCTGA
- a CDS encoding GNAT family N-acetyltransferase yields the protein MITIDSFTDADQPAWQELARAYKAFYLTGQTDSEYQATWQRLRAGEQVHGWAARLDGRLVGIVHCLFHASAWTDDVCYLQDLFVAEAARGQGVAAALIERVAQAARERGAPRLYWLTQDHNARARALYDRVAQNRGFIRYDYVLGPT from the coding sequence ATGATCACGATCGACTCGTTCACCGACGCGGACCAGCCGGCCTGGCAGGAACTGGCGCGGGCCTACAAGGCGTTCTATCTCACCGGGCAGACCGACTCGGAGTACCAGGCCACCTGGCAGCGCCTGCGTGCGGGCGAGCAGGTGCACGGCTGGGCGGCACGGCTCGACGGCCGGCTGGTGGGCATCGTGCACTGCCTGTTCCACGCCAGTGCCTGGACCGACGACGTCTGCTACCTGCAGGATCTGTTCGTGGCCGAGGCGGCTCGTGGTCAGGGCGTCGCCGCCGCCTTGATCGAACGGGTGGCGCAGGCGGCCCGCGAGCGGGGGGCGCCGCGGCTGTACTGGCTCACGCAGGACCACAATGCCCGTGCGAGGGCCTTGTACGACCGCGTCGCGCAGAACCGCGGTTTCATCCGCTACGACTACGTTCTGGGCCCGACCTGA
- a CDS encoding DUF427 domain-containing protein, whose product MKAIWKDVVVAESDDTVLVEGNHYFPADSLKREYLLASNLRTTCSWKGQASYYTLFVNGDANPDAVWYYPEPKEAAAQIAGRVAFWKGVRVVD is encoded by the coding sequence ATGAAAGCCATCTGGAAAGACGTCGTCGTCGCCGAGAGCGACGACACCGTGCTGGTCGAAGGCAACCACTACTTCCCCGCCGACTCGCTCAAGCGCGAGTACCTGCTGGCGAGCAACCTGCGCACCACCTGTTCGTGGAAAGGCCAGGCCAGCTACTACACGCTGTTCGTCAACGGCGACGCCAACCCCGATGCGGTCTGGTATTACCCCGAGCCCAAGGAAGCCGCCGCGCAGATCGCCGGGCGGGTGGCGTTCTGGAAGGGTGTGCGGGTGGTCGACTGA
- the egtB gene encoding ergothioneine biosynthesis protein EgtB, protein MTPQIPPDPLAPTPAPASESPAARQALLRQIRAVRAHTLQRVATLSAEDMALQSMADASPTKWHLAHTTWFFEALVLCPHQPGYQPVDARYFKLFNSYYESLGPRHPRPQRGLLSRPSLDEVRAYRNAVDQALARFIEQADDDSWAAAAPLLLLGLHHEQQHQELLLTDIAHALSLNPLRPACLADEPAAGAGLHGGGGAEWIELPHGEIGIGHAGTGFSFDNETPAHRVQLQACAVARALVSNRDYAAFIADGGYRRPELWLSDGWAAVQSLGWQAPLYWALDERGAPSHQFTLYGERPWRADEPVCHLSFYEAAAYAEWAGARLPTEFEWEAAARLAGGAHAGAEPGDGPIDPQPRAASLDAAGRRDPQFFGAVWQWTRSSYDPYPRFRPMAGAVGEYNGKFMVGQLVLRGSSCATPRGHARPSYRNFFPPTARWQFSGLRLARDL, encoded by the coding sequence ATGACACCGCAGATCCCTCCCGACCCGCTGGCGCCGACCCCGGCGCCAGCGTCCGAGTCGCCGGCCGCACGCCAGGCCCTGCTGCGGCAGATCCGGGCGGTGCGCGCCCACACGCTGCAGCGGGTGGCCACGCTGTCGGCCGAAGACATGGCCCTGCAGTCCATGGCCGACGCCAGCCCGACCAAATGGCATCTGGCGCACACCACCTGGTTCTTCGAGGCGCTGGTGCTGTGCCCGCACCAGCCCGGCTACCAGCCGGTCGACGCGCGCTACTTCAAGCTCTTCAACTCGTATTACGAGAGCCTCGGCCCGCGCCACCCGCGGCCGCAGCGCGGCCTGCTGAGTCGGCCCTCGCTCGACGAGGTGCGGGCCTACCGCAATGCAGTCGACCAGGCGCTGGCCCGCTTCATCGAACAGGCCGACGACGACAGCTGGGCCGCTGCCGCGCCCTTGCTGCTGCTCGGTCTGCACCACGAGCAGCAGCACCAGGAGCTGCTGCTGACCGACATCGCCCACGCCCTGTCGCTCAACCCGCTGCGGCCCGCCTGCCTGGCGGACGAACCGGCGGCAGGTGCCGGCCTGCACGGCGGTGGCGGTGCCGAGTGGATCGAGTTGCCCCACGGCGAGATCGGCATCGGCCACGCCGGCACCGGTTTCAGCTTCGACAACGAAACCCCCGCGCACCGCGTGCAGCTGCAGGCCTGTGCGGTGGCGCGTGCGCTGGTCAGCAACCGCGACTACGCCGCCTTCATCGCCGACGGCGGCTACCGCCGGCCCGAGCTCTGGCTCAGCGACGGCTGGGCGGCGGTGCAATCGCTGGGCTGGCAGGCCCCGCTCTATTGGGCGCTCGACGAGCGCGGCGCCCCCAGCCACCAGTTCACGCTCTACGGCGAGCGGCCGTGGCGCGCCGACGAGCCGGTCTGCCACCTGAGCTTCTACGAGGCCGCGGCCTACGCCGAATGGGCCGGTGCGCGGCTGCCCACCGAGTTCGAGTGGGAGGCCGCGGCCCGCCTCGCCGGCGGCGCACACGCAGGCGCCGAACCGGGCGATGGCCCGATAGATCCGCAGCCACGCGCCGCGTCGCTCGACGCCGCCGGCCGGCGTGACCCCCAGTTCTTCGGCGCCGTCTGGCAATGGACGCGTTCGTCGTACGACCCCTACCCGCGCTTTCGGCCGATGGCCGGCGCGGTGGGCGAATACAACGGCAAGTTCATGGTCGGCCAGCTGGTGCTGCGTGGCAGCAGCTGCGCCACGCCGCGCGGCCATGCGCGGCCGAGCTACCGCAACTTCTTCCCGCCCACCGCACGCTGGCAGTTCAGCGGCCTGCGCCTGGCGCGCGACCTCTGA
- the minC gene encoding septum site-determining protein MinC: MAVVTRKSTPSSLELKSAVLTLTALVIKSADLSELARELEAQAKEMPGLFDHDPVVIDLGAVRDASIELDVVALIALLRRHSLLPLAVRGGSTRQMAAAREAGLAEAPDETHAAPQRPTAALPAQSPSDGEDVDLDDELRRARQLFATQPPPGGTLVIDRPLRSGQQVYARGSDLVVLAMVSHGAEVIADGSIHVYAPLRGRAVAGAKGQADARIYSTCMEAQLISIAGTYRTTEVPLPANVLGKPAQVRLEGDRLVVEPIKP, from the coding sequence ATGGCTGTTGTGACCCGCAAAAGCACGCCTTCGAGTCTCGAACTCAAGAGCGCGGTCTTGACGCTGACCGCGCTGGTCATCAAGAGCGCCGACCTGAGCGAACTGGCGCGCGAGCTCGAAGCCCAGGCCAAGGAGATGCCCGGGCTGTTCGACCATGACCCGGTGGTGATCGATCTTGGTGCAGTGCGCGACGCCTCGATCGAGCTCGACGTGGTGGCGCTGATCGCCCTGTTGCGTCGCCACAGCCTGCTGCCGCTGGCGGTGCGCGGCGGCAGCACCCGGCAGATGGCCGCCGCGCGCGAGGCCGGGCTGGCCGAGGCGCCCGACGAGACGCACGCCGCGCCTCAGCGCCCGACGGCCGCCCTGCCGGCGCAGTCGCCGTCCGATGGCGAAGACGTCGACCTCGACGACGAACTGCGACGCGCCCGCCAGCTGTTCGCCACCCAGCCGCCACCGGGCGGCACGCTGGTGATCGACCGGCCGCTGCGCTCGGGCCAGCAGGTCTACGCGCGCGGCAGCGATCTGGTGGTGCTGGCGATGGTCAGCCACGGCGCCGAGGTGATCGCCGACGGCAGCATCCACGTCTATGCGCCGCTGCGCGGGCGGGCCGTGGCCGGTGCCAAGGGCCAGGCGGACGCCCGCATCTACAGCACCTGCATGGAAGCCCAGCTCATTTCCATCGCCGGAACCTACCGCACCACCGAAGTGCCGCTGCCCGCCAACGTGCTGGGCAAGCCGGCGCAGGTGCGGCTGGAAGGCGACCGGCTGGTGGTCGAGCCGATCAAGCCCTGA
- the minD gene encoding septum site-determining protein MinD encodes MARIIVVTSGKGGVGKTTTSASFSTGLALAGHKTAVIDFDVGLRNLDLIMGCERRVVYDLINVIHREANLNQALIKDKQCENLCVLAASQTRDKEALTQDGVERVFNELIEMGFEYIVCDSPAGIETGAMMAMHYADEALVVTNPEVSSVRDSDRILGMLASKTQRAIDGKEPVKEHLLITRYNPSRVQGGQMLSIEDIQDILRIPLIGVIPESEAVLDASNQGLPAIHLKGSDVSEAYKDVVARFLGKDDLPMRFTEAVKPGFFKRVFGGR; translated from the coding sequence ATGGCCAGAATCATCGTCGTCACCTCCGGCAAGGGAGGCGTGGGCAAAACCACCACCAGCGCGAGTTTCTCGACCGGTCTCGCGCTGGCCGGCCACAAGACCGCCGTGATCGACTTCGACGTCGGTCTGCGCAACCTCGACCTCATCATGGGCTGCGAGCGACGGGTCGTTTACGACCTGATCAACGTGATCCACCGCGAGGCCAACCTCAACCAGGCACTGATCAAGGACAAGCAGTGCGAGAACCTGTGCGTGCTGGCCGCCTCGCAGACGCGTGACAAGGAGGCGCTGACGCAGGACGGCGTCGAGCGCGTGTTCAACGAACTGATCGAGATGGGCTTCGAGTACATCGTCTGCGACTCGCCGGCCGGCATCGAGACCGGCGCGATGATGGCGATGCACTACGCCGACGAAGCGCTGGTGGTGACCAACCCCGAGGTCTCGTCGGTGCGCGACTCCGACCGCATCCTCGGCATGCTGGCCTCCAAGACCCAGCGTGCCATCGACGGCAAGGAGCCCGTCAAGGAGCACCTGCTGATCACGCGCTACAACCCGAGCCGGGTGCAGGGCGGGCAGATGCTGTCGATCGAGGACATCCAGGACATCCTGCGCATCCCGCTGATCGGCGTGATCCCCGAATCCGAAGCCGTGCTCGATGCCTCCAACCAGGGCCTGCCGGCGATCCACCTCAAGGGCAGCGACGTGTCCGAGGCCTACAAGGACGTGGTGGCGCGGTTCCTGGGCAAGGACGACCTGCCCATGCGCTTCACCGAGGCCGTCAAGCCGGGGTTCTTCAAACGCGTGTTCGGCGGGAGATGA
- the minE gene encoding cell division topological specificity factor MinE — protein sequence MSLLSFLIGEKKSTASVAKERLQIILAHERSGRNASRPDYLPALQRELLAVISKYVSIEPGDIKVHLERQDNLEVLEVKIELPDVQR from the coding sequence ATGAGCTTGCTGTCGTTTCTCATCGGAGAGAAAAAAAGCACCGCCAGCGTGGCCAAGGAGCGCCTGCAGATCATCCTGGCGCACGAGCGCTCGGGCCGCAATGCCAGCCGCCCCGACTACCTGCCCGCGCTGCAGCGCGAACTGCTGGCGGTGATCTCGAAGTACGTGTCGATCGAACCCGGCGACATCAAGGTGCACCTGGAGCGCCAGGACAACCTCGAGGTGCTGGAGGTCAAGATCGAGCTGCCCGACGTGCAGCGCTGA
- a CDS encoding hydroxymethylglutaryl-CoA lyase, whose protein sequence is MHTQPAPPADAVIVREVGLRDGLQSIHRTLATDHKLDWLRAAHAAGLREIEVGSFVPAKLLPQLADTAELVAVARTLPGLVTSVLVPNLKGAQAALDSGADLMLLPLSASHAHSLANLRKTPDDAVAEVGRIRALRDASGSRCLIEVGMSTAFGCTIQGRVDEAEVLRLLQAALDAGADRVGLADTVGYADPQQVARLFEKSFAVAGDRLACGHFHDTRGLGMANVYAAWLAGVRRFDACLGGIGGCPHAPGASGNVATEDLAYLFASMGAPTGLDFDALIALRARLAQWLAGETLHGSLWRAGLPKTMLSA, encoded by the coding sequence ATGCACACACAACCTGCTCCCCCTGCCGACGCCGTGATCGTGCGCGAAGTCGGCCTGCGCGACGGCCTGCAGAGCATCCACCGCACGCTCGCCACCGACCACAAGCTCGACTGGCTGCGCGCAGCCCATGCCGCCGGCCTGCGCGAGATCGAGGTCGGCTCCTTCGTGCCGGCCAAGCTGCTGCCGCAACTGGCCGACACCGCCGAGCTGGTGGCGGTGGCGCGCACGCTGCCCGGGCTCGTCACCTCGGTGCTGGTGCCCAACCTGAAGGGCGCGCAGGCCGCGCTCGACAGCGGCGCCGACCTGATGCTGCTGCCGCTGTCGGCCAGCCACGCGCACAGCCTGGCCAACCTGCGCAAGACACCCGACGACGCGGTGGCCGAGGTCGGCCGCATCCGCGCCTTGCGCGATGCCAGCGGCTCGCGCTGCCTGATCGAGGTCGGCATGAGCACGGCCTTCGGCTGCACCATCCAGGGCCGGGTCGACGAGGCCGAGGTGCTGCGCCTGCTGCAGGCCGCGCTTGATGCCGGCGCCGACCGCGTCGGCCTGGCCGACACCGTGGGTTACGCCGATCCGCAGCAGGTGGCGCGGCTGTTCGAGAAGAGTTTTGCCGTGGCCGGCGATCGGCTCGCCTGCGGTCACTTCCACGACACCCGCGGCCTCGGCATGGCCAACGTCTACGCCGCCTGGCTGGCCGGCGTGCGCCGCTTCGACGCCTGCCTGGGCGGCATCGGCGGCTGCCCGCACGCGCCCGGCGCCAGCGGCAACGTGGCGACCGAGGATCTCGCCTACCTGTTCGCCAGCATGGGCGCGCCGACCGGGCTCGACTTCGACGCACTGATCGCCCTGCGTGCGCGGCTGGCCCAATGGCTGGCCGGCGAAACCCTGCACGGCTCGCTGTGGCGTGCCGGCCTGCCCAAAACGATGTTGAGTGCCTGA
- a CDS encoding CaiB/BaiF CoA transferase family protein, which yields MNTPSAESVMPTATSAPQPLAGLRVVEFTHMVMGPTCGMVLADMGAEVIKIEPIDGDRTRRLLGAGSGFFPMFNRNKLSIAIDLHHADGAEVARRLAASADVVAENFKPGTMVKYGLDYASLAAVNPRLIYASHKGFLPGPYDHRTALDEVVQMMGGLAYMTGRPGDPLRAGTSVNDIMGGLFGAIGVLGALIQRGISGRGMEVQSALYENNVFLMGQHMLQFAMTGKPAAPMPARESPWAIYDVFTVKDGEQIFLAAVSDAQWFTFCDALGFADLKADPALATNNQRVRERPRLLPALRERLALRSAAELSDTMEAAGLPFAPIRKPEDLLDDPHLLATGGLADITLPDGAKAGQSVKTTLFPITMDGARLGVRLQPPRLGEHTRGLLESIGYDPAQIDTLQANAVVV from the coding sequence ATGAACACACCTTCTGCTGAATCCGTGATGCCCACCGCCACCTCCGCACCCCAGCCCCTGGCCGGTCTCCGCGTCGTCGAGTTCACCCACATGGTGATGGGCCCGACCTGCGGCATGGTGCTGGCCGACATGGGCGCCGAGGTCATCAAGATCGAGCCGATCGACGGCGACCGCACGCGCCGCCTGCTCGGCGCCGGCTCGGGTTTCTTCCCGATGTTCAACCGCAACAAGCTGAGCATCGCGATCGACCTGCACCACGCCGACGGCGCCGAGGTGGCACGCCGCCTGGCCGCCAGCGCCGACGTGGTGGCCGAGAACTTCAAGCCCGGCACGATGGTCAAGTACGGCCTCGACTACGCCAGCCTCGCCGCCGTCAATCCGCGCCTGATCTACGCCAGCCACAAGGGTTTCTTGCCCGGCCCGTACGACCACCGCACCGCGCTCGACGAGGTGGTGCAGATGATGGGCGGCCTCGCGTACATGACCGGCCGGCCGGGCGATCCGCTGCGTGCGGGCACCAGCGTCAACGACATCATGGGCGGCCTGTTCGGCGCCATCGGCGTGCTGGGCGCGCTGATCCAGCGTGGCATCAGCGGGCGCGGCATGGAGGTGCAGTCGGCGCTCTACGAGAACAACGTCTTCCTGATGGGCCAGCACATGCTGCAGTTCGCCATGACCGGCAAACCCGCCGCGCCGATGCCGGCGCGCGAGAGCCCGTGGGCGATCTACGACGTCTTCACCGTCAAGGACGGCGAGCAGATCTTCCTGGCCGCGGTGAGCGACGCGCAGTGGTTCACCTTCTGCGATGCGCTCGGTTTTGCCGACCTCAAGGCCGACCCGGCGCTGGCCACCAACAACCAGCGCGTGCGCGAGCGCCCCCGCCTGCTGCCGGCCCTGCGCGAGCGCCTGGCGCTGCGCAGCGCCGCCGAGCTGTCCGACACGATGGAAGCCGCTGGCCTGCCGTTCGCGCCGATCCGCAAACCCGAAGACCTGCTCGACGACCCGCACCTGCTCGCCACCGGCGGCCTGGCCGACATCACGCTGCCCGACGGTGCCAAGGCCGGCCAGAGCGTCAAGACCACGCTGTTCCCGATCACGATGGACGGTGCGCGGCTGGGTGTGCGCCTGCAGCCGCCCAGGCTCGGCGAGCACACCCGCGGCCTGCTCGAAAGCATCGGCTACGACCCGGCCCAGATCGACACCTTGCAGGCGAACGCGGTGGTGGTCTGA